The Xanthomonas sp. DAR 80977 nucleotide sequence GGGCGCTCATGCAAGCGCCCGGCCCCAGGATTGCGGTTCCCAGGAGCGCGGCGGATAAGCCAGCGTGAATGGAGTCGACTCCACCGTGAGATTGACGTTGTAGTAGGGATCCTGCTGCAACGCCTTGCCCCAGCGCGCCTTCATGAAGCTCTCCTCGCGCTTGAAGCGGGCGATCTTCTCCGGGGTGGTCTCGTAGCCGCGCGAAGCCGATTCGTGATGATAAAGCTCGGCGAACGGGGTCCAAAGGTTGCGATAGCCGGCCGCGCGGACGCGCAGGCAGAAGTCGACGTCGTTGAAGGCCACTTCCAGTTGCTCGTCCAGGCCGCCGACCTGCTCGAACACCGAACGGCGCACGATCGCACAGGCCGCGGTCACCGCGCTCAGACTTTGCGCCAAGCCACCGCGGTGTTTGTCGCCAGGCCAGCCACGCGCCATGCCCACATAGCAGTGCCCGGCCACACCACCGATGCCGAGGATCACGCCAGCGTGCTGAATCGTGTTGTTCGGGTAGTACAGCATCGCGCCCACCACGCCGATCTCGGGGCGCAGCGCGTGCCCGACCATCTCGTCCAGCCAATCGCGACTGATGACTTCGATATCGTTGTTGAGCAGACCCAGAACCGTCCCGCGCGCGACGCGCGCGCCGGCGTTGTTGATCGCCGAGTAGTTGAACGGATGCGGATACGGCAGCACGCGTACGCGCGGATCCTGCTGGACCTGCGCGAAATACTCCCTGGACGCCTCCTCCTGGGAGTCGTTGTCGATGACCACGATCTCGTAGTTGGGATAGTCGGTGCGCTCCAGGATCGAATCGATGCACTGCTTGAGCAGATCGATGCGGTCGCGGGTGGGAATCAACAGACTGACCAGCGGCACCGGTTCCGGCAGCGGATACGAAATCCGGAAATAGCCGCTGTAGCTCGCCATCTCCAGCACCTTCCCGCCGTTGCCGGTCCGGTCCAGATGCGCCTGCACCGCGCGCAACGCGGCAAGATGCGCATACGACTTTTCACCTGGCGCCATCGCGGTGGAGCCACTGATCATGCGCCAGTGATACAGCACCAGCGGAAGATGGCCGATCGCATCGTGAGGGAGCCTCTCGGTGATCCGCAACGTCAGATCCCAATCCTGCGCGCCCTCGAAGCCCTCGAGGAAACCACCGACCGCATGCACCGCTTCGGCACGATAGACGGTCAGGTGGCAGACGCAGTTCTGCGAAAGGAATAGATCCGGATTCCAGTCCGACTTGAAGTAGGGATCGGACCGCTTCCCCTCCACGTCGATCTTGTCTTCGTCGGTGAACAGCATCTGCCAGCGCGGGTTGTTCTCGAACGCGTGGACGCTCTTGAGCAGGGCCAGGGGATGCAATTCGTCGTCGTGGTCGAGCAATGCCACGAACTCGCCCCTGGCCATCTGCAGGGCCGTGTTCGACGCCGCGGAGATATGCCCGTTCTGCTCCCGTCGCTGGAACCGCACGCGATCGTCGAGTCCGGCATATTCGGCAAGCACCTGCATCACCGCAGGATCGGTGGATGCATCGTCGGCGATGCACAACTCCCAGTTCGGGTACACCTGCTCGCGCACGCTTTCGATGCAGCGCCGCAACCAACGCTCGGGGGTGTTGTACGTCGGCACGATGACCGATACCAGCGGCCTGCGCGTCAACGAGGCGAGCTCCGCGTCTGCGGCCTCCTTCCATGCAGCGTCGCGGCAATCGTAGAACTCCTGCCACACCTCGTAGTCGGAGAAGGACCCCGAACACATGCGGGTCGCATACTCGTGATAGAGGCGATCGGCCATCCTGCGGACGCCCTTGGTCAACACATCGATCGCCGTTCGTGCCAATAGCCGCAGCTTGTTCACGCCGCCTTCGCGGCGGGCAAACGATGCGCCGAACAGACGCCGCATGGCTTCGCCGCGCTCGATGCGCTGCAAGTGCAGGGCGGAATGACTGAAATCCATCGGCGCGACGGAGGGATCGAAGCGGATGCCCGTGGTCGACTCCACCAGACGGACCACGATCTCGAACCGGCAGGTTTCGCCGCTGGGGATATTCAAGGGAAGGTCGATGCGCTCGGCCTCGCCGCTGTGCCTGACGCGATACGTCGGATACAGCACCGGCGCGAACATGCGCCCGCGGTAGACCGACAGCTCGCCGGTGAGCAGATACCAGCCCCCAGCCAGGGCTTCGCCTTGCCAACGCAGTGCTATCTGGGGATCGCTGCCGAAGGCGCGCCATATCGCATCATGCGCTGCCGTGGCCGGGAATGTCGGAGCTAGCGGCGCAATCTGCTGCAGTGGAGTGACGCTGAGTGCAATCGTTTCGGACATCTAACTCTCGGGAAAGGCCCCCCGGATCACCGGGGGCGCGTACTCTACAGGATAAACGGGATATGAACCCCGCACCAGCGCTGGCGCATGGCGATCGGGATCGAGCGAGAACGCCGGCACATCCAGCGACAGGCAGGGACTGTAGGCCGGGTCGTCGCCGAGCACCTGCTGCCAACGCGCCTGCATCGTGGCGACCTCCCCGGCGAACCGCGCCTGCTTGACCGGATCGTCCTCGATGCCCCGGCTGGCGGATTCGTGATGGTAGGCCTGGGCGTGCGGCGTCCACGCATTGTCGTAACCGTGCGCGCGCAGCCGCAAACAGAAATCGACATCGTTGAACGCCACCGCGATCGATTCATCCAGGCCGCCCACCGCGACGTAGGCCGCGCGCGTCACCGCCAGACACGCCGCGGTGACCGCCGAATAGCGCTGCGCCAACAATGCGCGTCCGTACTCGCCGGCGAAATCGTGCGGCGCATGAGCGAAGGCATGTGCAGCGACGCCACCGATGCCCAACACGACACCAGCATGTTGCAGCGACCCATCAGGATAGAACAGCTTCGCGCCGATCGCGCCCGCCCCCGGGCGCGCAGCCAGCCGCACCAGTTCCCGCAGCCATCCCGCATCGGTGATTTCGATATCGTTGTTGAGCAAGACCACGATCTGGGCAGCGCAATGCGCCACGGCATAATTGTTGATCGCGGAATAATTGAACGGGCGGTCGTAGCGCAGTATGCGGACGCGCGGATCCTGGCCGATCGCCTCGAAATAGGCATGCGATCTGGCTTCGACGGAACCGTTGTCCACCACCGTGATGCGATAGCGCGAATACTCCGTCCTGGCGAGCAGCGTGGAAATGCACTGCTCGAGAAGATCGATGCGATCGCGGGTGGGGATGATGATCTCGACGTCCGGTTCGGCGTCCAGCGCATACTGCACATGCAAGCGCTGCCGGTCCAGCACATGGATCCGCGCGCCTTGGTCGCGCAATGCCGGGCCGAGCACGCGCGCACGCGCCGTCGCATCCGCTTCGCCACGCGCAAACGGAGCGCAGATCGGGCCGGCGTCACCGTGCACGTGACGCAACATGTGCGGCAAGTGCAACGGGAGCGCGGCGCGCTCGTGGATCAGTGCGCACAGCAGCGAGAACCACGGCACCTCCGGGTCGAGGCCATCGAGCAGGCCATCCGCCAGCGCATCCCTGCGCACGAACGCGCTACGCCCCAGATAATCCTGCTCGTACCAGCGCAGGCGATCCCACGCCGGTTTGAACAGCGGCGCGAAACGCCGCCCATCCTCATCCACCCTGTCTTCGTCGCTGTAGACCAAGGTCGCGGCAGGAAGCGAGACCACCTCGGCGAGGGCCTCGGCGGTCATCGGATGAATGCGATCGTCCGCAGCCAGCACTGCAACGTAGGCCCCTTGCGCGGCACGCAGACGCGCAGCCAGCGGTGCCGAGGCATGCACCGTCTGCAGCATCGGCAGCGCACGGTCCACGGGCCACTCGCCCAGCTGCCGGGCGTCGGCCACGATTTCGATCGCCTGCCCGGCCAGCGACCCAAGCGCAGCGAGGCATGCCGAGAAATCCGCTCCCGCCCGATCGTGGAGGATCAGCGAAAGCACCGGAGCCTGG carries:
- a CDS encoding glycosyltransferase family 2 protein, translated to MSETIALSVTPLQQIAPLAPTFPATAAHDAIWRAFGSDPQIALRWQGEALAGGWYLLTGELSVYRGRMFAPVLYPTYRVRHSGEAERIDLPLNIPSGETCRFEIVVRLVESTTGIRFDPSVAPMDFSHSALHLQRIERGEAMRRLFGASFARREGGVNKLRLLARTAIDVLTKGVRRMADRLYHEYATRMCSGSFSDYEVWQEFYDCRDAAWKEAADAELASLTRRPLVSVIVPTYNTPERWLRRCIESVREQVYPNWELCIADDASTDPAVMQVLAEYAGLDDRVRFQRREQNGHISAASNTALQMARGEFVALLDHDDELHPLALLKSVHAFENNPRWQMLFTDEDKIDVEGKRSDPYFKSDWNPDLFLSQNCVCHLTVYRAEAVHAVGGFLEGFEGAQDWDLTLRITERLPHDAIGHLPLVLYHWRMISGSTAMAPGEKSYAHLAALRAVQAHLDRTGNGGKVLEMASYSGYFRISYPLPEPVPLVSLLIPTRDRIDLLKQCIDSILERTDYPNYEIVVIDNDSQEEASREYFAQVQQDPRVRVLPYPHPFNYSAINNAGARVARGTVLGLLNNDIEVISRDWLDEMVGHALRPEIGVVGAMLYYPNNTIQHAGVILGIGGVAGHCYVGMARGWPGDKHRGGLAQSLSAVTAACAIVRRSVFEQVGGLDEQLEVAFNDVDFCLRVRAAGYRNLWTPFAELYHHESASRGYETTPEKIARFKREESFMKARWGKALQQDPYYNVNLTVESTPFTLAYPPRSWEPQSWGRALA
- a CDS encoding glycosyltransferase, whose amino-acid sequence is MTVPDAGQRPPTRMRWDATPLADLACVAAGEVATWESVGPDPQFALTQPALPLAAGWYRLRGVLRELDGRLASPCLYPDYGNGIAEDTRIDLALAPGRGRLDVVVRFPEPLQALRFDPTDAYARFELGPLESYRLSEREAFWLLLRGGVGERLRDAPQEALELVDDAQAQWRELGAVASLQALLSTERKDVTARDAGYATWALREDRRLAGLVASPRRDRPAQAPVLSLILHDRAGADFSACLAALGSLAGQAIEIVADARQLGEWPVDRALPMLQTVHASAPLAARLRAAQGAYVAVLAADDRIHPMTAEALAEVVSLPAATLVYSDEDRVDEDGRRFAPLFKPAWDRLRWYEQDYLGRSAFVRRDALADGLLDGLDPEVPWFSLLCALIHERAALPLHLPHMLRHVHGDAGPICAPFARGEADATARARVLGPALRDQGARIHVLDRQRLHVQYALDAEPDVEIIIPTRDRIDLLEQCISTLLARTEYSRYRITVVDNGSVEARSHAYFEAIGQDPRVRILRYDRPFNYSAINNYAVAHCAAQIVVLLNNDIEITDAGWLRELVRLAARPGAGAIGAKLFYPDGSLQHAGVVLGIGGVAAHAFAHAPHDFAGEYGRALLAQRYSAVTAACLAVTRAAYVAVGGLDESIAVAFNDVDFCLRLRAHGYDNAWTPHAQAYHHESASRGIEDDPVKQARFAGEVATMQARWQQVLGDDPAYSPCLSLDVPAFSLDPDRHAPALVRGSYPVYPVEYAPPVIRGAFPES